In the genome of Thermosphaera aggregans DSM 11486, one region contains:
- a CDS encoding ABC transporter ATP-binding protein: MLVKTIIVEHLRKRYRVREGFRKTRFIDAIKDVSFSVNKGEIHALLGPNGAGKTTTIKILSTLLLPDGGFVSINGYDVVKEAEKVRKIIGLAIDVSKGFYSSLSGFENLIFYGLLKGLSLSDSRRRAREVLELVGLEELRASDTPYFAYSLGMRARLAIAKALLNDPEVLLLDEPTLGLDVESSRHVREMLVKLAGEEKTILVTGHNMHEIEMISDAVTIINKGEVVASGTPSELKNRVGLVFRLRLQTTLDSEPLLKKTISDSLSVKRITSKMSNNGRVEINAIISSSREDIVEALFKASKEQGVRILDLQLMEPSLEDAYLAILGVLDEY, from the coding sequence ATGCTCGTGAAAACCATTATTGTTGAGCATTTAAGGAAGAGATACAGGGTTAGAGAGGGTTTTAGAAAAACAAGGTTTATCGACGCAATAAAAGACGTGAGCTTCAGCGTGAACAAGGGGGAAATCCATGCCCTACTGGGTCCAAACGGGGCTGGAAAGACCACGACTATTAAAATATTGTCAACTCTGCTTCTACCTGACGGCGGGTTCGTAAGCATAAACGGGTACGATGTGGTGAAAGAAGCCGAAAAAGTAAGGAAAATAATAGGCCTCGCAATAGATGTTTCAAAAGGATTCTACTCGTCTCTTTCAGGCTTTGAAAACTTAATTTTCTATGGCTTGTTGAAAGGGCTTTCACTATCAGATTCTCGTAGAAGGGCAAGAGAAGTCCTTGAACTAGTGGGGCTCGAGGAGCTGAGGGCTTCTGACACGCCTTATTTCGCATACAGTCTTGGGATGCGGGCCAGGCTGGCTATTGCCAAGGCCCTTTTAAATGACCCTGAAGTACTTCTTCTAGATGAGCCCACGCTAGGCTTGGACGTTGAGAGTAGCAGGCATGTCAGGGAAATGCTTGTTAAACTGGCTGGGGAGGAAAAGACTATACTTGTAACCGGACATAACATGCATGAAATAGAAATGATTTCGGACGCTGTAACAATTATTAATAAGGGGGAAGTAGTAGCATCGGGAACCCCCAGTGAGTTGAAGAATAGGGTTGGACTGGTTTTCAGGCTTAGGCTACAAACAACGTTGGATTCGGAACCATTATTGAAGAAAACAATATCAGACAGCCTGAGCGTCAAGCGAATTACTTCAAAGATGAGTAATAATGGAAGGGTTGAAATCAACGCTATAATATCATCGAGCAGGGAGGATATTGTGGAGGCTTTGTTTAAGGCTTCCAAGGAGCAAGGTGTTAGGATACTGGACTTGCAACTTATGGAGCCCTCTCTCGAGGATGCCTATCTAGCCATTCTCGGTGTTCTAGATGAGTATTAG